In Streptomyces canus, one DNA window encodes the following:
- the recX gene encoding recombination regulator RecX, whose protein sequence is MTRRTDWAEYEDAPRGWGGKGDGGSAGPGGDGDGADGGHDRSVSYGMGWIGDEPTGGADGGFGRAMSYGVEGAGGDDLAYGAGRSHRGGTYGDGGSSGNEPGGEAFGRSSRRGGGQASGGSRGRRQRRRGFGESPGEDGGGPSLSRAEKGESPADPVERARAICLRLLTGTPRTRKQLADALRKREIPDDAAEEVLSRFEEVGLINDSAFADAWVESRHHGRGLARRALAQELRTKGVDSTLIDAAVSQLDSEQEEVTARELVDRKLRATRGLDRDKRLRRLAGMLARKGYSEGIALRVVRQALAEEGEETEFLGDEGF, encoded by the coding sequence GTGACACGGCGAACCGACTGGGCCGAGTACGAGGACGCTCCACGAGGCTGGGGCGGAAAGGGCGACGGGGGTTCTGCCGGGCCGGGCGGCGACGGGGACGGTGCGGACGGGGGACACGACCGCTCGGTGTCGTACGGCATGGGGTGGATCGGCGATGAGCCGACGGGCGGCGCGGACGGGGGATTCGGCCGCGCGATGTCGTACGGCGTCGAGGGGGCCGGCGGCGATGACCTGGCGTATGGCGCCGGTCGGTCCCACCGCGGCGGGACGTACGGCGATGGTGGGTCGAGCGGCAATGAGCCCGGTGGCGAGGCGTTCGGCCGGAGCTCGCGTCGAGGCGGCGGCCAAGCCTCGGGCGGTTCCCGGGGGCGTCGACAGCGTCGGCGCGGCTTCGGGGAGTCGCCCGGCGAGGACGGAGGCGGCCCCTCCTTGTCGAGGGCCGAGAAGGGGGAGTCTCCGGCGGACCCGGTGGAGCGGGCGCGGGCGATCTGTCTGCGCCTGCTCACCGGGACCCCGCGCACGCGGAAGCAGCTCGCCGACGCCTTGCGCAAGCGGGAGATCCCGGACGACGCCGCCGAGGAGGTGCTGTCGCGGTTCGAGGAGGTCGGACTGATCAACGACAGCGCGTTCGCGGACGCCTGGGTGGAGTCCCGGCACCACGGCCGGGGGCTCGCCCGGCGGGCGCTCGCCCAGGAACTGCGGACCAAGGGCGTCGACTCCACGCTCATCGACGCGGCCGTCTCGCAGCTCGACTCCGAGCAGGAGGAGGTGACGGCCCGCGAGCTCGTCGACCGCAAGCTGCGCGCGACGCGCGGCCTCGACCGCGACAAGCGACTGCGCCGCCTCGCCGGCATGCTCGCCCGCAAGGGCTACTCCGAGGGCATAGCCCTGCGGGTGGTCCGGCAGGCGCTGGCGGAGGAGGGCGAGGAGACGGAGTTCCTCGGCGACGAGGGGTTCTGA
- the recA gene encoding recombinase RecA — protein MAGTDREKALDAALAQIERQFGKGAVMRLGERPNEPIEVIPTGSTALDVALGVGGLPRGRVVEVYGPESSGKTTLTLHAVANAQKAGGQVAFVDAEHALDPEYAKKLGVDIDNLILSQPDNGEQALEIVDMLVRSGALDLIVIDSVAALVPRAEIEGEMGDSHVGLQARLMSQALRKITSALNQSKTTAIFINQLREKIGVMFGSPETTTGGRALKFYASVRLDIRRIETLKDGTDAVGNRTRVKVVKNKVAPPFKQAEFDILYGQGISREGGLIDMGVENGFVRKAGAWYTYEGDQLGQGKENARNFLKDNPDLANEIEKKIKEKLGVGVRPQEPTAEPGADAAVSAAGDDAAKVPASAAAKATKAKAPAAKS, from the coding sequence ATGGCAGGAACCGACCGCGAGAAGGCGCTCGACGCCGCGCTCGCACAGATTGAACGGCAGTTCGGCAAGGGTGCCGTGATGCGCCTGGGCGAGCGGCCGAACGAGCCCATCGAGGTCATCCCCACCGGGTCGACCGCACTCGACGTCGCCCTCGGCGTCGGCGGCCTGCCGCGTGGCCGAGTGGTGGAGGTGTACGGACCGGAGTCCTCCGGTAAGACGACCCTGACGCTGCACGCGGTGGCCAACGCCCAGAAGGCCGGCGGGCAGGTCGCCTTCGTGGACGCGGAGCACGCCCTCGACCCCGAGTACGCGAAGAAGCTCGGCGTCGACATCGACAACCTGATCCTCTCCCAGCCGGACAACGGCGAGCAGGCTCTGGAGATCGTGGACATGCTGGTCCGCTCCGGTGCCCTCGACCTCATCGTCATCGACTCCGTCGCCGCGCTCGTCCCGCGCGCGGAGATCGAGGGCGAGATGGGTGACAGCCACGTCGGTCTGCAGGCCCGTCTGATGAGCCAGGCCCTGCGGAAGATCACCAGCGCGCTCAACCAGTCCAAGACCACCGCGATCTTCATCAACCAGCTCCGCGAGAAGATCGGCGTGATGTTCGGCTCCCCGGAGACCACGACCGGTGGCCGGGCGCTGAAGTTCTACGCCTCGGTGCGGCTCGACATCCGCCGCATCGAGACCCTGAAGGACGGTACGGACGCGGTCGGCAACCGCACCCGCGTCAAGGTCGTCAAGAACAAGGTCGCGCCGCCCTTCAAGCAGGCCGAGTTCGACATCCTCTACGGGCAGGGCATCAGCCGCGAGGGCGGTCTGATCGACATGGGCGTGGAGAACGGCTTCGTCCGCAAGGCGGGCGCCTGGTACACGTACGAGGGCGACCAGCTCGGCCAGGGCAAGGAGAACGCGCGCAACTTCCTGAAGGACAACCCCGACCTGGCCAACGAGATCGAGAAGAAGATCAAGGAGAAGCTGGGTGTCGGCGTCCGGCCTCAGGAGCCGACCGCCGAGCCGGGTGCGGACGCCGCGGTGTCCGCTGCCGGGGACGATGCCGCCAAGGTGCCGGCTTCGGCGGCTGCGAAGGCGACGAAGGCCAAGGCTCCGGCCGCCAAGAGCTGA
- a CDS encoding cysteine dioxygenase, giving the protein MSVSPALPSVSSVTPPTQADLLDFVRRTAADTELIDSLPLDPEGRTWVRLEGPGGSEAWLIGWPPGTGTGWHDHAESVGAFTIAAGELKENSLAARLPADGWKTLELSEDVDRERQLPAGKGRSFGQHHVHEVLNESTDVHAISVHAYYPPLPQIRRYSRTGQILRLEHVERPADWQ; this is encoded by the coding sequence GTGTCTGTCTCCCCCGCCCTCCCCTCGGTGTCCTCCGTCACGCCGCCCACCCAGGCCGACCTCCTCGACTTCGTACGGCGCACCGCCGCCGACACCGAGCTGATCGACTCGCTCCCCCTCGACCCGGAGGGGCGCACCTGGGTGCGCCTGGAGGGGCCCGGCGGCAGCGAGGCCTGGCTGATCGGCTGGCCGCCCGGCACCGGCACCGGCTGGCACGACCACGCCGAGTCGGTCGGCGCCTTCACCATCGCCGCCGGAGAGCTCAAGGAGAACTCCCTCGCCGCCCGGCTGCCCGCCGACGGCTGGAAGACCCTCGAACTCTCCGAGGACGTGGACCGCGAGCGACAGCTGCCGGCCGGCAAGGGCCGCTCGTTCGGACAGCACCACGTCCACGAGGTCCTCAACGAGTCCACCGACGTCCACGCGATCTCCGTGCACGCCTACTACCCGCCCCTCCCCCAGATCCGCCGCTACAGCCGCACCGGCCAGATCCTCCGGCTGGAGCACGTGGAGCGGCCTGCGGACTGGCAGTGA